The genomic stretch AAAGTCCTGCCTATAGCTGTTGTGTCCAACTATACTTGGGTTGGAACTGAAATAATGTTTCCTGTTCAGGTAAATCGAGGTATTAAAGGTGTAGTGAGAGACGTGGATGGAACCCCGGTGCCTAATGCCACCATATCTGTGGAGGGAATACGGCATGACGTCAAAACCGGTAAGTTTGCTACACCAACAAAGATTATTTGCATTTCAGAtgagaaaaatacatctttttggTTAAGAATTTCAGCTGCCGACTGTCTCGGCACCCGGGGATTCTTTAGCTAAAACGCCCTAAACCgtttccattcattttcaatGGTAGTGCTGATCCACTACCGATGCAATATATATTTGGCCACTAGTAGCGCTGTGGTGCCTCTCAGTCAGTCACAGCATTAAAAGTGGATTGAAGGATGTCATATATCTCAGCTGTAGGTGGGGATTACTGGCGGCTGCTGAACCCCGGAGAGTTCAGGGTGAGCGCCAAGGCCGACGGCTACACCCCTCAGACCAGACTGTGCATGGTGGGCTACGACTCCGGGGCCACCTCCTGCAGCTTCACCTTAGCCAAGTCCAACTGGGACCGCATCAAGCAGATCATGGCGCTCAACGGCGGGAGGCCCATCCGGCTGGTTCCCAAAGTCAACGTGGTGAAAACGACGCCGGCGAGCATCCCGGCGGCCACCACCGTCGACAGCCACTTGGTCGCCCAGAAAGCAGAGCGACTCCGGAGGCTCCGGATCATGCGTTTACGGCGACTACGTCAGCAGAGATTAAGAGGAGGTCTCAGCACCACTtcaactactacaactacaacaactacaaccacaacaacaactactacaGCTCCCACGACAATACCCAAGACCGAGAGAACCACTTCCTGGTACGACTCCTGGTTCCCGGTGGACAGTTGGATGACGGAGAACCCGTTCGATAGCGTCATCTTTGACTCGGTGCCCACGCAGGACTATGCCTTTGAATACACTATTGATTGATTACTACGTTCTCTCTAAGACCTTTACTAACCAACATCAcagctttaaaagaaaacagaacacaaaGTTCATTATTTAGTTCACAGAGTTTCAACTTGTTGGGTAAACattgactatgtttacatgcaccaaatattcagttttttgcccttttctgaaaaagacaaaaaaaaagtctaaatatatttttttatcaaagtgttCCAGAggtggaggacttgttggaccgtgtgaactcagcctccctctttctttccttcaaacaccttctcTTAAAGGTCGCCGAACAAAATTGAACAAAATCTAATTCTGAACATTGTCATATTTGGAATAATAGAGGAAtatgagtgtgcatgtaaacgtagtctCTGCGAACGGAGATGAATGTGAATTTAAGGGAACGTCCAtaagagaaatatgtttttaagaaaGTTCTTGACAGAGAATTGATCTGGAACACAAAGTTTCTGCTGAGCAGAGACTATACAGATGTGAATTTgctcaaaaaaaacaatatacagcataatacaacaaaaacatatcattttgtatttctccAATACAATGTATGTATATCTTTATGATTCTTTAATGGCTTTACGGTGCGATTGCTGGCCTCAGTTAAACTGATTTAATGTTCTGCTGAATGCATTTGagtaaatgaagtgtttttctaaatgaactTAGTCTGTGTTTTAATGGCCATATACGAGAATATTATTGATTCAAGATGAAGctgagaggacagagaaaagGTAGCAATTAAAAAACCTTTAGGCTACTTTAGCACCACGGGTgcgtcttaaagctgcattctctctcctgtccaccagggggcgactcctctggttgtatagaagtctatgagaaaatgactctacttctctcttgatttattccctcagtaaacattgtaaacatgagtttatggtctcaatctctagtttcaagtcttcttcaatacagcatgatgttcatttagtaaatgatgctccatttagagtcaaacagaccataaagcaggggatgctttctTTCAGGACGTTGCTGCCCTCATTTTTCACGTTAAAGTGGTTGCCACTGACAAGAGTTGGTTGCAAATTTCTCAAAATGGCTGCTAATGGCATCCTGTTTTAGTTTAGGATCAAAATCCTGCAAAACTTataacattcccatcagcctcagctttgTTTACTGCTAATTAGCAACATTAGCAAATGCTAAAGATtaaacctgctaaacatcaacgTATCAAATCAAAAATACTCAACGTTTGGGAAGAagtagttttattttaacaaacattttcaagGTTTCCACAACAGATGCATTAGAAATAACATAATACAGATACTGTATTCCTCCACATACGttttaacatgttgtaactTCACACTGACGTTTCTTGCATTTTCCTCTTGTTCCAAAGTTCACATAAAGTCCATTCCGTCCGTTGTCCATACATCTTTAACAGACCTTTTCATCCAGAGTCCGTTCAGTTTATATTTTGTCCTGTGGAGACAGAACCGTCCTCTCAGTATAAAGATCCAGGACTGATCCACATTCATGAGTTCTGCAGATGCAGTTATGACTGGCCGGCTTTTCCTTTCCGGTTCCTCGTTCCGCTGTATCGGAAACTCTTCAGAGGGTTCTTCCCCTGGATGTTCTTCTACAAGAGATTAAAGGAAATCAGTTACGACTCTCTCAGATGTTATTCTCTGTAAtaaacatcaacacaaacatgaaGTAGACTAGAAAGATGCGTTACATATCGGGCTGCAACTATTATGGAATTcctcaattattttattaataatttggCCTTTAAGAAGTCAGAAAACAGATCCCAGAGCCTGTAATGAGCCCAGATATATTCagattattatcatatttattttagtagCGTTTTAAGGTGTAAAAGAACAAATTCTTTGCATGGATGCACAACCAGAAACATGACAATAATTGTGCCATTTCTTATTTCCCACACAGTTAAACACCTGTGATAATCTGGCTTTAGCCCAGTTTAACACGTTGTCCTGCTGCTTTCATGTTTGATAATCTTCTCAGAAAGATGCTGAAAGTATGTTCTAGTCCAGGTACGATGAAAACCTCTGAATATCTCAGCGTCTTCTCTGATGAGACAGCAGTTAGCTGTTTCGTTAATTCGGTTCATTTTCACCAGAGGTTTGGTTTGTAACAAAATCTCTTTTAAAGGTTCTTTTAcaggtttgttacacagaatcCTCTGAGAGGCCTCAGTGGAAACGCTTTGGTAAAGGGGCGGGCACtttccaaataaaaacacatttaaaactatTCTCAGCCACTGgtattaaattgtaaaatatatattttaatgataaGAGGATGTGTTATGTCGTGCATTAAACCaggattattgttttattaatatatatatttttttaatcttatttattataattgtatTCAATTACTCAGAACAACTAAACCCGAGCTTTATTCTGCAGACAGCAGACGGGGTTTTGTATTGTAGTaacgttttcttcttctcaccTTGAAACTGGTCTTGACGACTCCGTCTGGTTTTGGTttgagcttcttcttcttcctccggCTCGACAGCGGATTCACGGCGCCCTTCAGCGTCTCAGGAACTGAAGGAAATCAGAGAAGATGATGAGTTATGAATTATGGACAACCaagtacatttaatcaagtaCTTTAGTACACATTTGAGGAGCATTTTAtggtactttatacttctactccactagaACTTGGAGgcaaatattgtttattttacagcactacatttatttagttactttgcagattcagattattaatactaaatatgaataaaatataatatatatgaatcTGCATGATGAGTACTTCTACTTGTGGTACTGTCGGTGTGTTTCGGTGCTGGTGTGTCTTACTGAGGTACTCGGGGACGTTCCTCAGGTGAGGCTTGATGACGGCTGGATGGAGGTCTTTGTCGTGTCGGAGCAGCTGCAGGTCTCTGGGGTTGTCCTCGAAATACGTCTGAGAGACGGCAGAGAAGACGACCAATCACAAAACGTCCACAAACACGCTTCCTCctctatgtctgtgtgtgacgGAGCGACTCACCTTGAGTTTCTCGGAGTTGAGCAGCTCCTGTTTGATCTCCTTCAGTCTGGCCTCTCTCACCGCCTGCTTCGTCACTGAACGCATGGCGTCCTGCACACAAAACGGACAATCCACCAAATGTTTAATAAACTGAAGCCACTTTAAAGCCTCGTTTATGTTTTCTACAAACGTATAAATCCTTTAGTCCCGTCTCAGATGCGATGATGAGGATACTCACCCTACATCTGTACCTGAAGCCTTCGATCTCCTCCATCTTGAACTCGTAAGGTTTCAGACCAGAGTCAGCGTTatctaaaaataacaaacatgtaATGTTATACATCAACATGAGTATTTCCTTTATACGATGAGGATTAAATACTGTTTACTGCTCTAATGACACTGGTGCCTTGCTCATTAGCAGCTATCATAGAGGTCaggattaaacatttaaaccttCACTTCATTGTTAAAATATTATCTATTTAAACTATGACTGAAGTGCTTTCTAGTGGccttaataaataacataaaagattaataaaaatgcTCATTTGTGCACTAAAACTGATGAAATTTGtctataaatcatattaaatattgatGGATAAATTAGACAATTTAGCTCTTTATATTCGTCATTTTGTTACGTGCATCGTTAGAGGAGTGAACATGAGACAGGATGGAAAGCAACATTTTGCAGAATTAGAAACACTAACCAGCTGATTTTGTGTGGAGGTAAAGATTTacttcacacaaaacacagctcAAAGTTCAGCTCTCTATGTTAACATCTCAGAGTTTCAGTTGTGGATTCACCATCGttgtattttagtttattttaccTCCTGTGAgcgcctcctccacctctaaCAGCAGCTCCAGCTCAGTGTGAGAGGTGAAGGACAGAGCGGTGCCGGGGTTGTCTGCTCTCGCCGTTctacaaaagaacaaaacaattaGACGGACATTCATTAAGAGATGAAGCTGTGAAAATGAGCCTGAACTGAAACTCTTCTCACCTTCCGACTCGGTGGATGTACGACTCAACAGTTGTGGGGAAATCAAAGTTGATGACATTGGCAATGTTTTGGAAGTCGACACCTCTGGCGACTCCGTACTCTTTGTCcttcctttaaaaaacatcagtaaCACGTCAGCAAACATCTACAGACTCCAGACAGGACGCGTATCAATACCTTAGGGTTGCGTTTGTGCAGGTAATGGAAGAAAATCTGCTTTATCCCCAAAAATGGTGCAAATCAAATGTTCTCTGCAGGTTTCATTGAATTTGCAGCTGCAGTCTGAATGTATTTATGTCCTGATTTTGGATGCTCTGAGGAGGGTTTGCATTAGCCGTTATCTGTGCTCTCTTTTAAGCTACCAGActtttacctctcagaacacgggagttgctggtctactgctgcctccatctgttagtttgtttgtgttgttgtgtgacttcggtgttttaaagggttagttcagattcaccaaagacacacaaaaacacaaacaaactaaccaatcAAGTCAGCGATAAATCAGAAACTCCcgtgttctgtgaggtaaaatgactgtttttctcaatggagtctggtggatAAAACAGCTTTAGTTCCTCCTCAtaaaggtctgtctgacagcgaattaaagaggtgaaaatattctaaatatagcgttcacttaaactgatattgattcttttaggtgtctaaaatacgtccacagaaGTACATTGATTGCTCGAtttactgtagtaatactctgacTGTgtagaagaacctcatacaaacCGATTCTAAACatcaaaaacacagagatgttCTTCATCAGATTCACCTCTCGGGTGTCAAACTTCTGAAAGACCAATCTGATCAACTtccagatgattttttttctttttcttttttaattgaacCGAATAAAAACTTGAATATTCTCCTTTGACtcactttcctcctcctctctcagagttcttcttcttcttcttccctttgcCGGCCGCTGCCTGAGCAGCAGCTGTGGGATCAGCCAGACTCTCTTCATCTGTGGCGATGATGTAGTCATAGAAACCCTGGTTGAACTGAGTGATGATGTGACACCTGAGAACAGAAAGAACAGGGGATCAATAATCTGCTGTAAAGAGTTTGTTACCATGATGTACATATCATACTTTATCTGTGCTGAAtataacatacatacacacacataacgcTAAAAAGTAAGtcaagtaaaatgtatttaattgcagacaagaaagaaaacaaataaattaaaacaaaacataaagcatGAAAGcgtgtaaagaaaaaaaaggtacaaaagacagtaaatacacaataaacacaagttCAAAGCAGACCGGGAGCAGGAATTTTATACAAAGGCTTTTCTAAAAAGGGACgtattgaaatgaaataaccGATTCAAAAAAAGCTGAACtgtatttttctaattaaaGCTAAAACAAAAGAAGACCCTGGACTTTTTTCTTTGCTCGGCCTATCCTTTAAAAGACGTGTAACCTCCTAGGAATTTAAATTGATGGATAATTCGTTGCTTTCGGCAAGAAGAAAGCATTTTGTTTGAATGGATCACGgatatgtatttaatattttactctATAAGAGGATGACCTCTGTGATTAAAAGGTCATTTCCTGACATTTAGAAGCCACTCATGGACTCTCTCCCTGCAGAGAGAGTCCATTTAAGGTCAAAGAAACTGTCTTTCTTGATTTGGAAACCTTCAGGGCGGCGTGTTGGTGCTGGACACGTTCACTTGGATCAAGACTTAAACAAAGTTACGCAACCAATAAGCCCATTATCCTTAACTTTGGATCTTTATGagtcttttttcttgttgtgtcATAAATGTCGTGCTGCACATTGTTGTAGTCGTTTGATACGTTCTGAAAAACTCTTCTGACATGAACTAAAGCACGACGGAGCCAGAAAACGATCTTTAAATACTTAAACAACAAGTTTCCTGTATTACtgaatgtcattaaaataaatggaaactttccagagttttaaaaaatatatttcactaTAGCACGTTAgaggaagaagtattcagatattttagtGAAGCAAAAGTACCAATACTgtgaaaatataatacaataattattctgtctgtatatataatattttattttagttattgtggattttttcttacttttttaaaacttatttaatattctttactgtgtaaatACTTATTTACAAATACttgtttgatcttgttttttacttatgtctcttctctgctgctgtaatcctacaAATTTACCaactgcaggactaataaaggattatcttatcttatcttatcttatcttacatacAAGGAGTTTCTGCATGAGTTCATCTGGTTTCatcagaatccgacccggtggctccgatgacgagctttaagaataactttatagaaacagagatcttctctctgatggtctgtttactgatggaggtctatagaggatcaggactaaactgagactggttcaggaccagataaaagtcactttaaagtaaaacctactccccctcctctctcacctggacTGGACGGGCAGCTCAGAGTTGAGCACGCAGGCGGGGATCCCAAACTGCTCCAGGAACAGTTTGAGTCTGTAGCTCCGGTCCACGGCGCCCACAAACACCAGCGTCTTCCCCTGAACCAGACGCAGCTTCAGCAGCGTGTAGACCAGCAGGaacttgtcctcctcctcacacttGATGCTGTACTGCTGCAGCTGGCTGCTGTCGGGCAGCTGAGagccctggagcttcaggatCACCTGAGAGGACACAGAACCAGGTGAGAGGACACAGAACCAGGTGAGAGGAGGACACAGAACCAGGTGAGAGGACACAGAACCAGGTGAGAGGAGGACACAGAACCAGGTGAGAGGACACAGAACCAGGTGAGAGGAGGACACAGAACCAGGTGAGAGGACACAGAACCAGGTGAGAGGACAAACAGCTGCTCCACAGAGACACCGTGGATGTGAACGGGACCTTACCGGgttgtgcagcagcagctcctttAAGGCCTGGACGTCCTCGGTGAACGTAGCCGACATCAGGAACGACTGGTAGATCTTCGGTAGATGACTGTTAAACACGACAAACACAGAACGGATTCATTTTACTGGTGAAATACAGGCGGCGACttctgttctgctgcagctgcattaaatcatatttaacaACATTATGGTTCTCACCACAACAGACTCTTCAGGTCGGCCTCGAAGCCAAAAGAGAAGAGCAGGTCGGCCTCGTCCACCACCAGGGTCTCCAGAGACGAATTCAGGACCAGGTTCTGAGCGGTGAGGTGGGCCAGCACACGGGACGGCGTCCCCACGACCACGTCAGGCTTCTCCATCAGGATGGGCctgataaaacacaaatacGTCAATATATACACACTGATACTTGCTTTATTTAGTTAAATGTACATATggactgtatatacacacagaaatacatgtttcagtgaactatatatatatatatatatatatatatatatatacatacatacatacatacatatatacacacacacacacacacacacacacatacatacacatatatatatatacatatatatatacatacatatatatatacatacatatatatatacatacatatatatatatatatacatacatacatacatacatacatacatacatatatatatatatatacatacacacacacacacacatgtacaaaaacatgttttaagtgaatgaaataaatacatatggactgaatatacacacaaatagatgtataatttagtaaaatgtacatatattcacacatatacatgttttttgatgtatgtatgtatgtgtgtatgtatgtatacacacacacaaatatgattTAGTTCgtgaaatatatacatacatacacaaatacatatatgtatacacaaatgtattttttttatactaattatacacacaaatacaggtTTTTGGTGgtgaaatatacatatatatttatatgtattgactgtttataaatacaaatacttgttttacttagtaatataaatatatattatatttatattactatATGTGTGTACTGACCTCTGTGCAGACAGGTCGGCCTTCCCGGTGATGTCGGCCACTCGGACGTCTCTGGAGCAGAACGCCGTTAACTGTCTGATCATGTTCTGGACCTGCTGACCCAGTTCTTTGGTCGGGACCAGGATCAGAGCTCTCACATCCTGCTCACGAACGCtctgaagacaaacaaacaaacaaacaaacaaacaaacaaacaaacagtgagcggtggggaggatgaggaggatgaagaacaTCTGGATGGTATAAGTATTTTATTCTCTCACCTGTTTGGAGGCGAGGATGCGCTGGATGACGGGGACAGCGTAGGCGGCGGTCTTCCCTGATCCGGTCCGAGCTCGAGCCAGCAGGTCTTTCCCCTCCAGGGCCAGAGGGATCGCCTTCTCCTGGATCAGGGTCGGCTGGGACCAACCCAGATCTGCAACCGCCTGAACCACGACAAGAAGggattatatcatttttttaaaatataaatatatatatatttgtttttaatacagaGACTTCATCAgctttgacataaaaaaatatgtaaatgtagtTAATGCAAATGTATGCGTTTttagaaaattattttaaaggtgtacagtaaataaatttaattaacGGTGCAGTTATCGACATTTGTGATCGTATATAAATACTATGGAGTAAACATTATTTTAGTAACACTAAATTATGTGATAAAGTACtattaaaaagttttttaaaagtaccaaatcaGGTAACAGAATTTGGTGAAACACTTTAAGTTGCTATTTATAGTAACATCAGTTTCATAGCATTAAACTTTGGAGAAGTGGAATATTTcagagtacatttactcaaatactggAAGGAAATGTTTACataattgtacttaagtatttccattttatgcttctactccactacatctcattattgtactacatctcataggtaaatattgtactttttactacatctcagaggtatatattgtacttcttattgtactacatgtcagaggtatatattgtacttcttattgtactacatgtcagaggtatatattgtactttttactatctcagaggtatatattgtactttttattgtactacatctcagaggtaaatattgtactttttactacatctcagaggtaaatattgtactttttactacatctcagaggtaaatattgtactttttactacatctcagaggtatatattgtactttttactatctcagaggtactttttttttactacatctcagaggtaaatattgtactttttactacatctcagaggtaaatattgtactttttactacatctcagaggtaaatattgtactttttactacatctcagaggtatatattgtactttttactatctcagaggtaaatattgtactttttactacatctcagaggtaaatattgtactttttactgtactacacctcagaggtaaatattgtactttttactacatctcagaggtatatattgtactttttactacatctcagaggtagatattgtactttttactacatctcagaggtatatattgtactttttactacatctcagaggtaaatattgtactttttactacatctcagaggtatatattgtactttttactatctcagaggtaaatattgtactttttactacatctcagaggtaaatattgtactttttactacatctcagaggtaaatattgtactttttactacatctcagaggtaaatattgtactttttactacatctcagaggtatatattgtacttttaactgtactacatctcagaggtatatattgtggtatata from Anoplopoma fimbria isolate UVic2021 breed Golden Eagle Sablefish chromosome 14, Afim_UVic_2022, whole genome shotgun sequence encodes the following:
- the ddx56 gene encoding probable ATP-dependent RNA helicase DDX56, with the translated sequence MAADRLQFHEMGLDDRLLKAVADLGWSQPTLIQEKAIPLALEGKDLLARARTGSGKTAAYAVPVIQRILASKQSVREQDVRALILVPTKELGQQVQNMIRQLTAFCSRDVRVADITGKADLSAQRPILMEKPDVVVGTPSRVLAHLTAQNLVLNSSLETLVVDEADLLFSFGFEADLKSLLCHLPKIYQSFLMSATFTEDVQALKELLLHNPVILKLQGSQLPDSSQLQQYSIKCEEEDKFLLVYTLLKLRLVQGKTLVFVGAVDRSYRLKLFLEQFGIPACVLNSELPVQSRCHIITQFNQGFYDYIIATDEESLADPTAAAQAAAGKGKKKKKNSERGGGKKDKEYGVARGVDFQNIANVINFDFPTTVESYIHRVGRTARADNPGTALSFTSHTELELLLEVEEALTGDNADSGLKPYEFKMEEIEGFRYRCRDAMRSVTKQAVREARLKEIKQELLNSEKLKTYFEDNPRDLQLLRHDKDLHPAVIKPHLRNVPEYLIPETLKGAVNPLSSRRKKKKLKPKPDGVVKTSFKKNIQGKNPLKSFRYSGTRNRKGKAGQS